TTGATACAAACAATCCGAAGTTTGAACTAAACGGTGCTCTTATAGATATTCAAAACGATGCTATTAATTTTGCTTCAACAGATACAAGAAGATTAGCTGTTGTAAATATAGCAAACAACAACGATCACCAACTCTCGATCATTATCCCTAAAAAAGCGATCGTAGAGATCCAAAAATTGTTCTTTGACAATATAGAACTTTACTATGATGAAACAAACTTAATTATCCATTCAAACCAGTATACATTCTTTACAAAACTGATTAACGGAAAATTCCCTGAATATTCAAGAATTATCCCTAAAGAGACTAAATATAATCTTCTTTTACCAAAAGCAAATATGATCGACTCAATTAAACAGATCACAACAATCTCTACAGATGTAAAAATAACATTTGCTAGCGATACTATCACTTTCGAATCTTTAAGTGATGACAATATTGAAGCTAAAACTGAGATCTCGATCTCTACAGGTTTTAGTGAACCATTCTCAGTAGCGATCAACTCAAGATATCTACTTGACTTTTTAAATTCAATCAACTCTTCAGAATTTACAATGAAATTAAACGAAGGTAATCTACCGTTTATTTTAAGTGATGAAAATTTTATAACAGTAGTAATGCCGATCGTTATATAAACAGTTTCAATGACTAAATACCTTCTGCTTACGCTACTTCTCCATATATCCCTGTATGGAAGTAAGCAGATAGATCTTAATAATCCAAATATATACAAAGAGATCAATCTCTATAAAAACAACTCTTTACTTAATCCAAATTATCAACTTCTAAATATACAAACAGATTACGATCCAAATAATATTAATGTGAATAATCTTTTAACACAACCACAAAGAGATCTGGTGGAAGGTACTTTTTATACTCAGATTTTAATGATTGGTACTGTCGGATTACTTTACGTTATGCCTGAATCTGTTTCTAAATGGGATAAAAATGCACTCGAAGAGAAATCTCTTGGAGATCGATGGAAAGATCATGTCAAAGCAGGTCCTGTATGGGATAAAGACGATTTTGCAATCAACTATATAGGTCATCCGGTTTCAGGTGCCTGGTACTATACAATGGCGAGAGGTTATGGTATTTCACCAGAAGGCTCTTTTTTATATTCGGCATTTCTTTCAACTGTTGTCTGGGAGTATGGTTATGAAGCATTTGCAGAGATCCCTTCTTGGCAGGACCTTTTTTCTACACCTATTATCGGATCACTTATGGGAGAAGGTTTTTACTATTTAGAAAAAAAGATTGATCGTAACGAAGGAAAAGTTTTAAACTCTGAAACATTAGGAGATATTAGCTATTTTCTTTTAAATCCTATAGGAAATATATCTAATGGATTGAGTAATTTTTTTGATCTTCATACAACTTTGAGAATTGAAACTTATCAACCAAGGTACTCTATGGAGCAACAATATATTTATATCTATCAAGAAAAACCAATTGTTACAAGGGATCAAGATTTTGGTCTGATACTTACTATAGAGTTTTAAAAGTTATAAGAGATAACTAATGATCCGTAGTTAGGAATTCTATTTTGAGTTTTAAATTGATGTGAAAGATGTTTTCTTAAATAGTCTATGCTAAGATGCCCATAATTTACAGATACTCCGTATCCAACTTCTGCAACAAATATATTTTTATCAACATTATGTGAATCTAAAAATGTATTACCGTCTAAAAATATATCTCTTGCAATTAAATTTGCTTTGAATGAAAGGTTTAAACAATAACTCCAAGCGTTTTTATATTGTCTATTTGGATCAAGGGGTATTTTGTTGGCATTTGTATTATCAATCTGAGTTGAACCGTAATCTTTCGGTATATCACCCCATCTGTACAATCCCGCTACAAAAACTTTTGTAGAAGCGTTACCAAGTTCAAATCCGTACTCCGGTATAAAGACACTTTTATTTGAAAGTTCCATATACTCTTTATATCCGTAATTTATTTGAATAACAAGTTCATTCTTAAGCTGGTTATCCCAACCTTCAGGTACGTCAGAACCTATATTAGCGTGGATCACCTCTTGTACCCTGTCCATATTTGTAGATGGACCTAACATTCCTAATTGAAAAACTAAAGATTTTAAAGTTTTGTTATAAGATTGATAAAGACCCGATTTAAAATACATATAACCGGCATAAGGGCGATCGTTAAGTATTAAATTTTGATTTTTTAAATCTTCAGGGGTATATATCTGATGTGCATATGAAAATGAGATGTAATTGTCTTGAAGTTTGTAATCGGTAAAAGGGATATGAAGCAATGAATTATTAAGATCTTTTCTGTAAAAAAGTATTGATATCTCAGACCCGTAAGTATAATCATTATCACCTCGAAAATCTGAATCATTTTCTGTTGTAAAAGTAATATTTTTTACTTCTAATGTTTCAGAAAAAAGAGAAGAGATCAATAAAATCAATAATATTATCTTATTTAACATGCTATGAGTATATGTTTATTTTACTTATAAATAGCTATAAATCTAATTTTTATATTTTTTTGGATAAAATATCTACAATTATGCTAATTTAGCTATTTTGGAGTGTATAAATGGAACAAAATTACGGTGCTAGTAATATTAAAGTCCTTAAAGGTTTAGAAGCTGTTCGTAAACGTCCCGGTATGTATATTGGTGATACGGGACATCGTGGTCTTCACCACTTGGTTTACGAAGTTATAGACAACTCGATAGATGAGGCAATGGCTGGACATTGTGATACTATTGAAGTTACTTTAACAAAAGACGGAAAATGTCGTGTAAAAGATAACGGTCGTGGTATCCCGACAGATATGCACCCAACTGAGGGCATGAGTGCTGCAACTGTTGTTTTAACAGTACTGCATGCCGGTGGTAAATTTGATAAAGATACTTATAAAGTTTCCGGTGGTCTTCACGGGGTTGGTGTATCTGTTGTAAATGCTTTATCATCAGATCTCCATATGACTATTCATCGTAACGGTGAGATCCATGAACAAGATTTCAAAAAAGGTATCCCTCAAGAAGCTTTAACAGTAACTGGAACTACAA
Above is a window of Sulfurimonas marina DNA encoding:
- a CDS encoding DUF3943 domain-containing protein — its product is MTKYLLLTLLLHISLYGSKQIDLNNPNIYKEINLYKNNSLLNPNYQLLNIQTDYDPNNINVNNLLTQPQRDLVEGTFYTQILMIGTVGLLYVMPESVSKWDKNALEEKSLGDRWKDHVKAGPVWDKDDFAINYIGHPVSGAWYYTMARGYGISPEGSFLYSAFLSTVVWEYGYEAFAEIPSWQDLFSTPIIGSLMGEGFYYLEKKIDRNEGKVLNSETLGDISYFLLNPIGNISNGLSNFFDLHTTLRIETYQPRYSMEQQYIYIYQEKPIVTRDQDFGLILTIEF
- the dnaN gene encoding DNA polymerase III subunit beta; this encodes MKITISKSILENILIHAGPFLEKKDTSQITSHVFLNASNNQLTLKATDYEIGFLVTVNDINIEQEGSVTSNGKKFLDIVRILKDGNIDLEVRNGMLHIEQGSSKFKLPTFSHEDFPEFPSYENKSRISIESHTLIESLKKITPAIDTNNPKFELNGALIDIQNDAINFASTDTRRLAVVNIANNNDHQLSIIIPKKAIVEIQKLFFDNIELYYDETNLIIHSNQYTFFTKLINGKFPEYSRIIPKETKYNLLLPKANMIDSIKQITTISTDVKITFASDTITFESLSDDNIEAKTEISISTGFSEPFSVAINSRYLLDFLNSINSSEFTMKLNEGNLPFILSDENFITVVMPIVI
- a CDS encoding lipid A deacylase LpxR family protein — encoded protein: MLNKIILLILLISSLFSETLEVKNITFTTENDSDFRGDNDYTYGSEISILFYRKDLNNSLLHIPFTDYKLQDNYISFSYAHQIYTPEDLKNQNLILNDRPYAGYMYFKSGLYQSYNKTLKSLVFQLGMLGPSTNMDRVQEVIHANIGSDVPEGWDNQLKNELVIQINYGYKEYMELSNKSVFIPEYGFELGNASTKVFVAGLYRWGDIPKDYGSTQIDNTNANKIPLDPNRQYKNAWSYCLNLSFKANLIARDIFLDGNTFLDSHNVDKNIFVAEVGYGVSVNYGHLSIDYLRKHLSHQFKTQNRIPNYGSLVISYNF